A window of Psychromonas sp. CNPT3 contains these coding sequences:
- a CDS encoding ABC transporter substrate-binding protein, whose protein sequence is MRILLVFIASLSLSACYESGSEQKDSLIYCPENAPLSFNPQINHDIATLDASTYQLYNRLIKIDPINRRFVADLATTWSLSADKLTYTFHLRKKVPFHHNDDFTPSRFFNADDVLFSFKRLLDESAPYYTVNRMFSDDSFTQPLRHLLYDVQKVDKHTVKFILKRPNVTLLANLAASYSVILSAQYAQHLSAINQQERIDHYPIGTGPYQFKSATRDIQRYSAFSRYWGEKASIKNLIYEVTPNPTKRYTKLLSGECDVITYPAPSQLKTISANRNIILSSQPTDNLIYLAFNSQKMPFKEKRVRQAISMAIDRETLVNALFFQSATLTNSLLSDHSWAFDPRVSDIEFNSKKSLQALQQTDFDFSKKLIILSARNDVAFSPNFHKTAELVQANLAEIGIESEIISLPKSELKPRLIRGDYDLYLSGINIQSNDPDSLFRPLLSCSSGISEGNSSHWCSNKTEKLINKARLQSRFTRRIQSYYQLQALIQTMRPYLPIAHVYRMDAFKLNIKGLHVDPLAGIDFQHVTKIEEP, encoded by the coding sequence ATGCGCATACTGCTTGTTTTTATTGCGTCTCTTTCTCTAAGCGCTTGTTATGAAAGCGGATCAGAGCAAAAAGATAGTTTAATATATTGCCCTGAAAATGCCCCGCTCTCTTTTAATCCACAGATAAATCATGATATTGCGACGCTCGATGCCAGTACCTATCAACTTTATAATCGTTTAATTAAAATCGATCCGATAAACCGCCGTTTTGTCGCTGATTTAGCAACAACATGGTCTTTAAGTGCTGACAAACTGACCTATACCTTTCATTTACGAAAAAAAGTACCGTTTCATCACAATGACGACTTTACGCCAAGTCGGTTTTTTAATGCGGATGATGTGTTGTTTAGCTTTAAACGTTTATTAGATGAAAGTGCACCCTATTATACGGTTAACCGCATGTTTTCTGATGATAGCTTTACCCAACCTTTACGCCATTTATTATACGATGTGCAAAAAGTAGATAAGCATACCGTCAAATTTATTTTAAAAAGACCCAATGTCACCTTGCTGGCAAATCTAGCGGCCTCTTATAGTGTGATTTTATCTGCACAATATGCGCAGCATCTCAGCGCGATAAATCAACAAGAGCGTATCGATCATTATCCGATCGGTACTGGTCCTTATCAATTTAAGAGTGCCACCCGAGATATTCAGCGCTATAGCGCTTTTAGTCGCTATTGGGGCGAAAAAGCCAGCATAAAAAACTTAATATATGAAGTGACGCCAAATCCGACCAAACGTTATACTAAGTTGTTATCGGGTGAATGTGATGTCATCACTTACCCCGCGCCAAGTCAATTAAAGACAATAAGTGCCAATAGAAACATCATTTTAAGCAGTCAGCCTACCGACAATCTTATTTATTTGGCATTTAATAGCCAGAAAATGCCTTTCAAAGAAAAACGTGTACGCCAAGCGATAAGCATGGCCATTGATAGAGAAACATTGGTTAATGCCCTGTTTTTTCAAAGTGCTACCTTGACCAATAGTTTGCTATCTGATCATTCATGGGCATTTGATCCGCGCGTCAGCGATATTGAGTTTAATTCTAAAAAAAGCCTACAAGCGTTACAACAAACCGATTTTGACTTCTCTAAAAAGTTGATCATATTAAGCGCGCGCAATGATGTTGCTTTTAGTCCTAACTTCCATAAGACCGCCGAGCTAGTGCAGGCTAATTTAGCGGAAATAGGCATTGAGAGTGAGATAATTTCACTTCCGAAGAGCGAACTAAAACCACGCCTTATCCGTGGCGATTATGATCTTTACCTCAGTGGTATCAATATACAAAGTAATGATCCCGATAGCTTATTTAGGCCCTTGCTCAGTTGTAGTAGCGGTATCTCAGAGGGTAACAGTAGCCATTGGTGCTCCAATAAAACAGAAAAATTAATCAACAAGGCGCGCTTACAAAGTCGTTTTACAAGGCGTATTCAAAGCTATTATCAACTGCAAGCGTTGATCCAAACGATGCGTCCTTACTTACCTATCGCCCATGTTTACCGCATGGATGCTTTTAAACTTAATATTAAAGGGCTACATGTAGATCCTTTGGCTGGCATTGATTTTCAACATGTCACTAAAATAGAAGAGCCGTAA
- a CDS encoding ABC transporter permease subunit yields MFIYLLRRLNLIVITAFILTVLTFILEHWHNGALMTQSNYFVSYYQYIGTLIEGNWGYSNMDQLPILEKGLVAFASTLELCFLAFLSASIIAIPLGILAGLDRNSRLDYIIMSIVLITLALPVFWVSIVMTMLPHAIGLNLPIDGNISPIYEVPTLTGFLLIDSLLSAQTYRLDAFFDHLAHLTLPATVLSLFLITEIIRLTRHSITMVMQKNYIKSAKAKGLSRLSIIFRHVLQNALPSIIHQLWVQISTIISFAMAIEIVFSLPGAGTWLYRSINHADYIALPTAILIISGFILISSILVDIFLMLISPIKRETLYVRK; encoded by the coding sequence ATGTTTATTTATCTTTTACGCAGGTTAAACCTTATCGTGATCACGGCCTTTATTTTAACCGTGCTAACCTTCATTCTCGAGCACTGGCATAATGGTGCGTTGATGACGCAAAGCAACTATTTTGTTTCTTACTATCAATATATTGGTACGCTTATCGAGGGAAATTGGGGCTATTCCAATATGGATCAGTTACCCATTTTAGAGAAAGGTTTGGTGGCGTTTGCATCCACATTAGAGCTGTGTTTTTTAGCGTTTTTGAGCGCCAGTATTATTGCGATCCCATTAGGGATTTTAGCCGGGCTAGATCGTAACAGCCGTCTCGATTACATCATTATGAGTATTGTTTTGATAACCCTCGCGTTACCTGTTTTTTGGGTATCGATTGTGATGACAATGCTTCCTCATGCCATCGGCTTAAATTTACCCATTGATGGCAATATCAGCCCTATTTATGAAGTGCCCACACTGACAGGCTTTCTCCTTATCGATAGTCTTTTAAGTGCACAAACTTATCGCTTAGATGCTTTTTTTGATCATCTCGCACATTTAACCTTACCTGCAACGGTACTTTCTCTGTTTTTGATCACAGAAATCATTCGCTTAACGCGTCATTCTATTACTATGGTCATGCAAAAAAATTACATTAAATCCGCAAAAGCAAAAGGTTTAAGTCGTCTCAGTATTATTTTTAGGCATGTATTACAAAATGCCCTGCCTTCGATAATTCATCAATTATGGGTGCAAATAAGTACCATTATATCCTTTGCGATGGCCATTGAGATTGTCTTCTCTTTACCGGGTGCGGGAACGTGGTTATATAGAAGTATTAATCATGCAGATTACATTGCACTGCCCACTGCCATCTTAATTATTTCGGGATTTATTTTAATATCGAGTATCTTAGTCGATATCTTTCTAATGCTTATCTCACCGATTAAAAGAGAAACTTTATATGTTAGAAAATGA
- a CDS encoding ABC transporter permease subunit, translating to MLENDEFDEQKIQSPLQYIWSIFKGKSSAVMALWGIVILLLVTLLAGNIAPHIPSTLNSEYLLLPPYWFEGGSTAHILGTDDLGRDTLARLLQGTQLTLGGALLISACIFMLGTLIGASAALSKGLKSSVLLHLLDALLTLPTLLMALILIVLFGASYSNCLLAVLLSLLPQFIRGIYLCIEIELNKQYIIALRMDGATNFRLLRYGIFPNILEPLTTISIRIFTMAVLEISTLGFLGFGTQLPNVELGSLIAGSLDLIYLAPALVLFPGITIFIIILVFNVFAEGVRHSILEGEE from the coding sequence ATGTTAGAAAATGATGAATTCGATGAACAAAAGATCCAATCGCCTTTACAATATATTTGGAGTATTTTTAAAGGTAAAAGCAGTGCTGTTATGGCGCTATGGGGGATCGTAATTTTACTTTTGGTAACGCTTTTAGCCGGTAATATTGCCCCTCACATTCCCTCTACACTCAACAGCGAATATTTATTGTTGCCCCCTTATTGGTTTGAAGGTGGGAGCACTGCGCATATATTAGGTACGGACGACTTAGGCCGAGACACCTTGGCTCGCCTTTTACAAGGGACGCAATTAACCTTAGGTGGTGCCTTATTAATTAGTGCATGTATCTTTATGTTAGGCACCCTCATTGGCGCAAGTGCAGCGCTGAGTAAAGGTTTAAAATCAAGCGTGTTATTACACCTTTTAGATGCCTTATTAACTTTGCCGACACTGTTGATGGCCTTGATTTTAATTGTGCTTTTTGGTGCCAGTTACAGTAACTGCTTATTGGCGGTATTACTGTCATTATTACCGCAGTTTATTCGGGGTATTTATCTGTGCATTGAGATTGAATTAAATAAACAATATATTATTGCCCTGCGCATGGACGGCGCGACTAATTTTCGTTTATTACGTTATGGTATCTTCCCAAATATATTAGAGCCCTTAACGACGATCAGCATTCGTATTTTTACCATGGCAGTACTTGAGATATCAACCTTAGGCTTCTTAGGCTTTGGGACGCAATTACCCAATGTAGAATTAGGCTCTCTTATCGCGGGCAGTCTTGATTTAATCTATTTAGCGCCCGCACTGGTGTTATTTCCGGGGATAACCATTTTTATTATCATTCTCGTTTTTAATGTTTTTGCAGAAGGCGTACGCCACTCTATTTTAGAAGGTGAAGAATAA
- a CDS encoding oligopeptide/dipeptide ABC transporter ATP-binding protein encodes MALLDIRNLSIDISTAQGKVRVIDKFSLTIVDGSIHALIGESGSGKTLIAKAILGLHNDSWTVTADRLFLGKIDLTKLSNRERRKIMGEDIAMIFQHPRSYLDPSKKILIQMKEILTGISLKNKFFDLFKSRKKQSSMPRIKELLHRVGIQNDTEILNSYPHDLSEGVCQKLMIAMAIANNPRLLIADEPVTAMESVTQSQILRLLYKLNQLNNTTILLMSNNFSHIGDFADYISLIYCGQMVESGSYKQIISTAMHPYTEAMIKTVLHFEEGLNHKSLLYTLPGNIPSSNQLPIGCRLGPRCPRAQRECVQKPRSSHFKGHIVRCHFPTLNENKSKNDNTSPS; translated from the coding sequence ATGGCGTTACTTGATATTCGTAATCTGAGCATCGACATATCGACGGCACAAGGCAAGGTCCGTGTTATTGATAAATTTTCACTGACCATAGTAGATGGCTCCATTCATGCGCTTATTGGTGAGTCAGGATCGGGTAAAACCCTTATCGCAAAAGCGATATTGGGTTTGCATAATGATAGCTGGACGGTGACGGCAGATCGCCTGTTTTTAGGTAAAATAGATTTAACCAAACTTTCAAACCGAGAGCGACGTAAGATCATGGGTGAAGATATTGCAATGATCTTTCAGCATCCGCGCTCATACTTAGATCCCAGTAAAAAAATATTGATCCAAATGAAAGAAATTTTAACCGGGATCTCTTTAAAAAATAAATTTTTTGATCTTTTCAAATCCCGTAAAAAACAATCGAGCATGCCCCGCATTAAAGAATTATTGCATCGCGTAGGGATCCAAAATGATACCGAAATATTAAATAGCTATCCGCATGATTTATCCGAGGGTGTCTGTCAAAAACTCATGATAGCGATGGCCATTGCCAACAACCCACGCTTGCTCATTGCAGATGAGCCGGTCACCGCGATGGAGTCTGTCACCCAATCACAAATTTTGCGTTTGCTCTATAAACTCAATCAACTCAATAACACCACTATTTTACTGATGAGTAATAATTTTTCACACATCGGTGATTTTGCAGACTATATCTCTTTGATCTACTGTGGGCAGATGGTTGAATCTGGCAGTTATAAGCAAATAATCAGTACGGCAATGCATCCCTATACCGAAGCGATGATAAAAACGGTGCTCCATTTTGAAGAAGGCTTGAATCACAAGAGTCTCTTATATACGTTACCGGGCAATATCCCCTCTTCGAACCAATTACCAATTGGTTGTCGTTTAGGACCAAGGTGCCCTCGTGCGCAAAGAGAATGCGTACAAAAACCGCGAAGTTCACACTTTAAAGGACATATCGTTCGTTGCCACTTTCCGACTTTAAATGAAAATAAGAGTAAGAATGACAATACTTCTCCAAGTTAA
- a CDS encoding ATP-binding cassette domain-containing protein, with amino-acid sequence MTILLQVKDLCKNYRRSAGFFRSTIHNAYGPLNFTLEKGETLSLVGESGSGKSSLVKSIAGLRAQSSGEIYLHGQSLEDISQQQRCQSIRMIFQDPSDSLNPKATIRRILGAPLELNSDLSMADRDQQLQETLDLVGLQTTYLDFYPNMLSAMQQHQVAIARAMILNPDIVVADEIFATLDISLRFKIVNLLLDIQRKKGLSYIFVAHNMNLVRHMSDRVIVMHKGKIIENNSSEAIFNDPQNSITKFLLQSHAPDYKK; translated from the coding sequence ATGACAATACTTCTCCAAGTTAAAGATTTATGTAAAAACTACCGACGTAGCGCCGGTTTTTTTAGATCAACGATCCATAATGCTTATGGCCCCCTTAATTTCACCCTCGAAAAAGGTGAGACTTTATCTTTGGTTGGAGAGAGTGGATCAGGGAAAAGCTCTTTGGTTAAAAGTATTGCAGGCCTGAGAGCCCAAAGCTCTGGTGAAATTTATCTACATGGTCAGTCTCTCGAGGATATTTCACAGCAACAGCGCTGTCAGTCTATCCGCATGATTTTTCAAGATCCCAGTGACTCTTTGAACCCTAAGGCGACTATCCGCCGAATTTTAGGTGCACCACTGGAATTAAACAGTGATTTAAGTATGGCGGATCGCGATCAGCAGTTACAAGAAACATTGGATCTCGTCGGCTTACAAACAACTTACTTAGATTTCTATCCCAATATGTTATCCGCAATGCAGCAACATCAAGTCGCTATTGCCAGAGCGATGATTTTAAATCCGGATATTGTGGTTGCTGATGAAATTTTTGCAACGCTTGATATTTCATTGCGTTTTAAAATTGTTAATTTATTGCTGGATATCCAACGTAAAAAAGGCCTCAGTTACATCTTTGTGGCTCATAATATGAATTTAGTGCGTCATATGAGTGATCGCGTTATTGTGATGCATAAAGGTAAAATTATTGAAAATAATAGCAGTGAAGCCATCTTTAATGATCCACAAAATAGCATCACAAAATTCTTATTACAAAGCCATGCACCTGATTATAAAAAGTAA
- the ttcA gene encoding tRNA 2-thiocytidine(32) synthetase TtcA, with protein sequence MSDLLSPKQTFTIKKLNKNLRHLCGQAIRDHNMIEDGDRIMVCLSGGKDSFTMLDILLELRAAAPINFDIIAINLDQKQPGFPEHVLPQYLTALGVEYRIIEENTYAIVKEKIEEGKTTCSLCSRLRRGILYRTAKEVGATKIALGHHRDDMLATMMLNMFFNGKLKSMPPKLVSDNGEHVIIRPLAYCKEKEIEAYARLKKYPIIPCNLCGSQPNLQRQVVKEMLNDWDEKYQGRLESMFTAMQNVVPSHLADKNLFDFKSINKQSGVINGGDIGFDKEEFQAGSPQETAIATQFYQQQGAFEIKALD encoded by the coding sequence ATGTCCGATTTACTTTCTCCAAAGCAAACATTCACCATTAAAAAGTTAAATAAAAATTTACGCCATTTATGCGGACAAGCTATCCGCGATCATAATATGATTGAAGATGGTGATAGAATAATGGTGTGCCTGTCAGGCGGGAAAGATAGCTTTACCATGCTCGATATTTTATTAGAACTGCGAGCTGCAGCGCCTATCAACTTTGATATTATTGCCATTAATTTAGATCAAAAACAGCCGGGGTTTCCCGAGCATGTATTACCTCAATACTTAACAGCATTAGGCGTTGAATATAGAATTATCGAAGAAAACACTTATGCGATTGTAAAAGAAAAAATAGAAGAAGGTAAAACGACCTGTAGTCTTTGTTCGCGTTTACGCCGTGGTATTCTTTATCGCACCGCCAAAGAAGTTGGCGCGACTAAAATTGCATTGGGTCATCACCGTGATGATATGTTAGCCACCATGATGCTCAATATGTTTTTTAATGGTAAGTTAAAATCAATGCCTCCTAAATTAGTTTCAGATAATGGCGAGCACGTGATCATTCGCCCCTTGGCTTATTGTAAAGAAAAAGAAATTGAAGCCTACGCCCGCCTTAAAAAATACCCTATTATTCCTTGTAACCTTTGTGGCTCACAGCCGAACCTGCAGCGCCAAGTCGTCAAAGAAATGTTAAACGACTGGGATGAAAAATATCAAGGCCGTTTAGAGTCGATGTTTACTGCCATGCAAAATGTGGTGCCGTCGCACCTTGCCGATAAAAACTTATTTGATTTTAAATCCATTAATAAGCAGTCAGGTGTGATAAATGGGGGCGATATTGGTTTTGATAAAGAAGAGTTTCAAGCAGGTAGCCCCCAAGAAACGGCGATAGCAACGCAATTTTATCAACAACAAGGCGCATTCGAAATTAAAGCGCTCGATTAG
- the tpiA gene encoding triose-phosphate isomerase — protein MRTPLVMGNWKLNGTKASVKSLIEGLEAAADAATNVEVAVCPPAIFMEQVANLTANNSIKFGAQDVSTHIDGAYTGETSPVMVKEFGATYSLVGHSERRQYHNETNEVVAAKFVAIQAHGLVPVLCIGETLEERESNVTSQVVETQLKAVIDVAGINAFENCVIAYEPIWAIGTGKVATSAQAQEVHAHIRNWLKAQSEVVAEKVQILYGGSVKAASAKELFAQADIDGGLVGGAALIITEFVGIIEGAK, from the coding sequence ATGAGAACACCACTTGTAATGGGTAACTGGAAATTAAACGGAACAAAAGCATCTGTAAAAAGCCTTATCGAAGGTCTTGAAGCTGCGGCTGATGCTGCAACAAATGTTGAAGTTGCTGTTTGTCCTCCCGCTATTTTTATGGAGCAAGTTGCAAATTTAACGGCTAACAACAGCATTAAATTTGGCGCACAAGATGTAAGCACACATATTGACGGTGCCTACACAGGTGAAACATCTCCTGTTATGGTTAAAGAGTTTGGCGCAACATATAGCTTAGTTGGTCACTCTGAGCGTCGTCAATACCACAATGAAACAAATGAAGTTGTTGCTGCTAAATTTGTTGCTATACAAGCACATGGTTTAGTACCTGTTCTTTGTATTGGTGAAACATTAGAAGAGCGCGAAAGCAATGTTACATCACAAGTTGTTGAAACTCAGCTTAAAGCTGTTATCGATGTTGCTGGTATTAATGCATTTGAAAACTGTGTTATTGCATATGAGCCTATCTGGGCAATCGGTACTGGTAAAGTTGCAACGTCTGCACAAGCACAAGAAGTACATGCACATATCCGTAACTGGTTAAAAGCACAAAGTGAAGTTGTTGCAGAAAAAGTACAAATCCTTTACGGCGGTAGTGTTAAAGCTGCATCTGCAAAAGAACTTTTTGCTCAAGCTGATATCGACGGTGGTTTAGTTGGTGGTGCTGCACTTATCATTACAGAATTTGTTGGTATTATCGAAGGCGCTAAATAA
- a CDS encoding Bax inhibitor-1/YccA family protein, giving the protein MNTPLTQNYTHTLSVNKVLKNTYILLGLTLAFSAMTATIATLIGIGAVASLVLMVIGFALLFVVSKTADSSKGIFWIFMFTGVLGASLGNLLNNYLAMENGPALILQALGTTALIFFALSAYVLTSKKDFSFMGGFLMAGMIAVVIAMIANIFLQIPLMQVVISSVVVLIMSGMILFDTSRIINGGETNYIRATVSLYLNLYNMFIHLLVLLNIVDD; this is encoded by the coding sequence ATGAATACCCCTTTAACGCAGAATTATACCCATACGCTTTCAGTTAATAAGGTGCTAAAAAACACCTATATTTTACTGGGCTTAACCTTAGCATTTTCAGCAATGACAGCGACGATCGCGACGCTTATCGGTATTGGTGCAGTGGCATCTTTAGTGTTAATGGTCATTGGATTTGCGCTATTATTTGTTGTATCTAAAACAGCTGATTCAAGTAAAGGCATTTTTTGGATATTTATGTTTACCGGCGTTCTTGGCGCATCTTTAGGTAATCTGCTTAATAATTACTTAGCGATGGAAAATGGTCCAGCCCTAATTTTACAAGCATTAGGCACCACAGCGCTTATCTTTTTTGCACTTTCAGCTTACGTACTAACCTCTAAAAAAGACTTCTCTTTCATGGGTGGATTTTTAATGGCGGGCATGATAGCCGTGGTTATTGCGATGATTGCTAATATCTTCTTACAGATCCCTCTTATGCAAGTGGTGATCAGTAGCGTCGTAGTATTAATTATGTCTGGTATGATCTTATTTGATACTAGCCGTATTATTAACGGCGGAGAAACAAACTATATCCGTGCGACTGTTTCTCTTTATCTTAATTTATATAATATGTTTATTCATCTTCTTGTACTTTTAAATATCGTAGATGATTAA
- a CDS encoding winged helix-turn-helix transcriptional regulator: protein MKTTVETMANGQKKVTNPCVEPCSVERGMRILGGKWKASILWHLQDGPVRFNDLARMLGGASKKMVDQRLKELESQGLVTRKVISDRPIAVSYEITEFGGTALDILTRLKEWAEEHDI, encoded by the coding sequence ATGAAAACGACAGTAGAAACAATGGCTAACGGTCAAAAAAAAGTTACAAATCCTTGTGTTGAACCTTGCTCTGTTGAGCGTGGGATGCGTATTTTGGGCGGAAAGTGGAAAGCCTCGATACTTTGGCATCTGCAAGATGGTCCCGTTAGATTTAATGATTTAGCAAGAATGCTCGGTGGGGCGAGTAAAAAAATGGTAGATCAACGTCTGAAAGAATTGGAAAGCCAAGGTTTGGTGACTCGTAAAGTGATCAGCGATAGGCCGATTGCTGTTTCTTATGAGATCACCGAGTTCGGTGGCACTGCGTTAGATATTTTAACGCGCTTAAAAGAGTGGGCAGAAGAGCATGATATTTAG
- a CDS encoding aldehyde dehydrogenase family protein, which yields MSTLTSYDPITREAIGTVAITTPEQIPALVASSRKAQKNWGALSLTQRQQLVTQAYQHLESVQDQLAILISQEMGKDYQRATYEAGGTIQSGAYFAQEIAEALSTEKVDRSTELQYRPLGVVAVISPWNYPLAMANNLIMPALMAGNSVVLKPSEETPLVAELFVNTLNEILPENVLQLAQGDKQTGQALVSSDINMVAFTGSMATGKHIMASAAPGLKRLVMELGGNDPMIVMASANIDAAVQFAVGSSFENAGQMCTSTERIYVDARIADEFERKVVALAGRYQVGPWDQANVNIGPIVNQKQHENIVAQLKDATQKGAQLLLGRDEYALPFIQPTVITGMTPDMLLEQVETFAPVIAISHFKSINEAITRANDSPYGLGAVVFGGQGANSVAEQLEAGMVAVNQGVGGGNAPWVGAKQSGFGFHGTASGHRQFAQVRVISK from the coding sequence ATGTCAACGTTAACGTCTTATGATCCCATCACCCGAGAAGCTATCGGTACCGTTGCAATAACAACGCCAGAACAAATACCGGCATTAGTCGCCTCCTCACGCAAAGCGCAGAAAAATTGGGGTGCATTATCATTAACTCAACGTCAGCAGTTAGTGACGCAGGCATACCAACATTTAGAGTCAGTACAAGATCAACTTGCGATATTGATCAGCCAAGAAATGGGAAAAGACTACCAACGCGCCACTTATGAAGCGGGCGGCACAATACAAAGTGGCGCTTACTTTGCACAAGAAATCGCAGAGGCATTGAGCACTGAAAAAGTCGATAGAAGCACTGAATTACAATATCGACCACTGGGTGTGGTCGCTGTCATTTCGCCTTGGAACTACCCATTAGCAATGGCGAATAATTTAATTATGCCGGCATTAATGGCAGGTAATAGTGTCGTTTTAAAACCGTCAGAAGAAACGCCACTTGTTGCTGAGCTTTTTGTAAATACGTTAAACGAAATTTTGCCTGAAAACGTATTACAACTTGCTCAAGGCGACAAACAGACGGGACAAGCATTGGTTAGCAGTGATATCAATATGGTTGCGTTTACAGGCTCGATGGCGACAGGTAAACATATTATGGCGAGTGCCGCGCCAGGTTTAAAACGTTTAGTCATGGAGCTTGGTGGTAATGATCCCATGATAGTGATGGCCAGCGCTAATATTGATGCTGCCGTACAATTTGCCGTTGGCAGCTCTTTTGAAAATGCGGGACAAATGTGTACATCAACAGAGCGTATTTATGTTGATGCACGTATTGCCGATGAGTTTGAGCGTAAAGTGGTTGCATTAGCGGGTCGTTATCAAGTGGGTCCATGGGATCAAGCTAACGTTAATATTGGTCCTATCGTTAACCAGAAGCAGCATGAAAATATAGTGGCACAATTAAAAGATGCAACGCAAAAAGGCGCGCAACTATTACTTGGGCGAGATGAGTATGCTTTGCCTTTTATTCAACCCACTGTGATCACAGGTATGACGCCGGATATGCTCTTAGAGCAAGTTGAAACGTTTGCCCCTGTTATTGCTATCAGTCACTTTAAATCCATTAATGAGGCCATTACGCGCGCAAATGATAGCCCTTACGGATTGGGTGCGGTTGTTTTCGGTGGTCAGGGTGCAAATTCTGTTGCTGAGCAACTTGAAGCTGGCATGGTTGCGGTCAATCAAGGCGTCGGTGGTGGTAATGCTCCTTGGGTGGGTGCGAAGCAAAGTGGCTTTGGTTTTCATGGCACGGCATCTGGGCATCGTCAGTTTGCACAAGTGCGCGTGATCAGTAAATAA
- a CDS encoding prolyl hydroxylase family protein, translated as MNKSSQHSDYFVAAYEAGAEHPALPTWANNKANIAELSEASTQKVTKKIVLQVPGAFQLLNVFSKNECERLITLSESMGYLADAAVSLPRDVRHNDSLTWVVDQQTDKIMWDRIKHLMVDDQGIFEGKRALGLNARFRFYRYKKGDYFKPHSDGSWPGSRVINDQLVADAYGDRFSQMTFLILLTDDFEGGATRFLVNADDPSQPARRGDNVKEIDVRTPAGSVLCFPHGMHYLHCIHSSEPISKGVKYIIRTDVLFEL; from the coding sequence ATGAATAAATCATCTCAACACAGTGATTATTTTGTTGCAGCCTATGAAGCTGGCGCAGAGCACCCAGCATTACCAACTTGGGCAAATAATAAGGCGAATATCGCTGAATTATCTGAAGCATCTACTCAAAAAGTCACTAAAAAAATAGTTTTGCAAGTACCTGGTGCATTTCAACTGCTCAATGTATTTTCAAAAAATGAGTGCGAACGCCTGATCACGTTAAGTGAATCAATGGGATACTTAGCAGATGCTGCCGTGTCACTGCCTCGGGATGTACGTCATAATGACAGTTTAACTTGGGTTGTGGATCAACAGACAGATAAGATCATGTGGGATCGGATCAAGCATTTAATGGTTGACGATCAAGGTATCTTCGAGGGGAAGCGAGCGCTGGGATTAAACGCCCGTTTTCGTTTTTATCGTTACAAAAAAGGCGATTATTTCAAACCGCATTCCGATGGCTCTTGGCCTGGTAGCCGAGTTATTAATGATCAGTTAGTTGCCGATGCTTATGGTGATCGCTTTAGTCAAATGACCTTTTTAATATTGCTAACGGACGACTTTGAAGGCGGTGCGACACGATTTTTAGTGAATGCAGACGACCCAAGCCAACCTGCACGTCGTGGTGATAATGTTAAAGAAATTGATGTCCGCACGCCAGCAGGCTCAGTACTTTGCTTTCCGCATGGAATGCATTATTTGCACTGTATACATAGTTCAGAGCCAATAAGCAAAGGGGTGAAATATATTATCCGCACGGATGTCTTATTTGAGTTGTAA